Proteins encoded within one genomic window of Methanosarcina barkeri str. Wiesmoor:
- a CDS encoding MarC family protein: MITGNIGFLIHVFTIIFVVVNPISGVVTFISLTSKMRDEEKNEIAKKSVILACVIALFFAIAGDIILNLFSISVDSLRIAGGILLFSIAFDMMHAKISKGRITEEEISHSQEREDIWIFPISLPLLTGPGTISTVIVLMGGTGAIVQKIIILVSITLAFIICYYIFQFSRMIHKLIGYNGMLVFTRLMGLLLAALAVDLIVKGILNIYQLTI, translated from the coding sequence GTGATAACTGGAAACATCGGGTTTTTAATCCACGTTTTCACAATTATCTTCGTTGTTGTCAACCCTATCAGTGGAGTGGTGACTTTCATCTCTTTGACCAGCAAGATGAGGGATGAGGAAAAAAACGAAATCGCAAAAAAGTCAGTCATACTTGCGTGCGTAATTGCCTTATTTTTTGCAATTGCAGGAGATATCATACTTAACCTGTTCAGCATTAGCGTTGATTCACTGCGGATTGCAGGAGGAATCCTGCTTTTCAGCATTGCTTTTGATATGATGCATGCTAAGATCTCAAAGGGGAGAATTACTGAAGAAGAGATTTCTCACTCTCAGGAGCGAGAAGACATCTGGATCTTCCCGATAAGCCTTCCGCTTCTGACAGGACCCGGTACGATCAGTACAGTGATTGTCCTGATGGGAGGAACAGGAGCAATTGTGCAAAAAATAATAATTCTTGTATCAATCACACTGGCGTTCATTATCTGCTATTACATCTTCCAATTCTCCAGGATGATTCACAAGCTGATAGGATATAATGGGATGCTGGTCTTTACAAGGCTGATGGGTCTTTTGCTTGCTGCTCTTGCAGTGGATTTAATTGTTAAAGGTATACTAAATATATACCAGTTAACAATTTGA
- a CDS encoding DUF190 domain-containing protein: MKTERARGCEENYMKSESTAILLRIFIGESDHYKGKPLYMYIVEMLKAEGIAGATVFRGIAGFGKHSRIHTTSILRLSTDMPILIEVSDLEENIERIRPKLDEVIKQGLITEEKVKIVFYDSDKNK, encoded by the coding sequence ATGAAAACGGAGCGAGCGAGGGGTTGTGAGGAAAATTACATGAAGAGTGAGTCTACAGCCATATTGTTAAGGATATTTATTGGGGAATCTGATCACTACAAAGGTAAGCCTTTATACATGTATATTGTTGAAATGCTAAAAGCTGAAGGCATAGCCGGAGCTACTGTTTTTAGGGGCATTGCTGGCTTTGGAAAACATAGCCGCATTCATACAACCTCTATATTGCGTTTATCAACTGATATGCCAATACTCATTGAAGTTTCTGATCTTGAAGAAAATATCGAGAGAATCAGACCAAAATTAGATGAGGTAATTAAGCAAGGGTTGATCACAGAAGAAAAAGTTAAAATTGTATTTTATGATAGTGATAAAAATAAGTAA
- a CDS encoding inorganic diphosphatase → MTERQVESVIVEIPKGSRNKFEYDNEKRLIKFDRMLSSSMVYPSDYGFFPDTLSLDGDPLDAMVLTWEPTFPGCVIEVYLVALFDMEDYKGRDQKILCVPKNDPMWNYIESVDQVPPHLFKEITHFFQTYKNLDKKQVKVIGWKSLETAVAVLQEAKDRYAEQKK, encoded by the coding sequence ATGACTGAAAGACAGGTCGAAAGCGTAATTGTTGAAATTCCAAAAGGGAGCCGGAACAAATTCGAATATGATAACGAAAAAAGACTGATTAAATTCGACAGAATGCTTTCTTCTTCAATGGTATATCCCTCAGATTATGGTTTTTTCCCCGACACCCTGTCCCTTGATGGCGACCCTTTAGATGCTATGGTTTTAACCTGGGAACCCACATTTCCGGGATGTGTAATCGAGGTCTATCTTGTAGCATTATTTGACATGGAAGATTATAAAGGAAGAGATCAAAAAATACTCTGTGTTCCAAAGAATGACCCGATGTGGAATTATATTGAGTCCGTTGACCAGGTTCCGCCTCATTTATTTAAGGAAATTACTCATTTCTTCCAAACTTATAAGAACTTAGATAAAAAACAAGTGAAAGTTATCGGTTGGAAAAGCCTCGAAACAGCAGTCGCTGTACTTCAGGAAGCTAAAGATCGATACGCTGAGCAGAAAAAATAA
- the cax gene encoding calcium/proton exchanger → MEKTKTLEKVFKFFLIFVPLSLFAEYTHSSPIAIFVLASLAIIPLAKFIGESTEEISVRTGPALGGLLNATFGNATELIISFFALQAGLTEMVKASITGSIIGNLLLILGMAFFFGGLGKDEQEFNTTAAKTSASTLFLATAAIVMPAVFVLTSENPSDAIIETLSIAVSVIMAVSYLASLLFSLHTHKHLYTVDTTERVAKWSVKKSITILFISTVTVAVISEILVGTIEPLAENLGWTELFIGMIFIAIIGNAAEHVSAVTIAIKDRMDLALQIAIGSTTQVAMFVVPVLVFTSYFFENPMNLIFTTFELAAIVSAVLMVKSIIEDGKSNWFEGLQLLGTYGIMAVVAFLHP, encoded by the coding sequence ATGGAAAAAACAAAAACTCTGGAAAAAGTTTTCAAATTTTTTCTTATCTTTGTGCCGCTGAGTCTGTTCGCAGAGTATACACACTCTTCGCCTATAGCAATTTTTGTTTTAGCTTCGCTTGCAATCATACCACTTGCGAAATTCATTGGTGAATCAACAGAGGAGATTTCGGTACGTACCGGTCCAGCTCTGGGTGGGTTATTAAACGCTACCTTCGGAAACGCAACAGAATTAATCATAAGTTTTTTTGCCCTGCAAGCAGGACTTACTGAAATGGTAAAGGCATCGATTACGGGCTCCATTATTGGAAACCTGCTTTTGATTCTGGGTATGGCGTTTTTCTTTGGAGGACTCGGAAAAGATGAGCAGGAGTTCAACACAACAGCCGCAAAGACAAGCGCCTCCACTCTCTTTCTTGCAACTGCAGCTATTGTCATGCCGGCTGTTTTCGTTCTAACCTCAGAAAATCCTTCAGATGCAATAATCGAAACTTTGAGTATTGCAGTATCGGTCATTATGGCCGTGTCATATCTTGCGAGCCTGCTTTTCTCGCTTCACACCCACAAGCACTTATACACTGTCGACACTACAGAGCGCGTTGCCAAGTGGAGCGTCAAAAAATCTATTACGATTCTTTTCATATCAACAGTTACGGTTGCTGTTATAAGTGAAATCCTGGTAGGCACCATAGAGCCGCTCGCTGAAAATCTTGGCTGGACGGAACTATTCATAGGTATGATTTTCATAGCAATTATTGGGAATGCTGCGGAACATGTCTCAGCTGTCACAATCGCAATTAAAGACAGGATGGATCTGGCACTCCAAATCGCAATCGGCTCGACAACTCAAGTAGCTATGTTTGTCGTACCGGTCCTGGTATTCACGAGTTATTTTTTCGAGAACCCCATGAATCTGATTTTCACCACTTTCGAACTTGCTGCCATAGTCTCTGCCGTCTTAATGGTCAAATCCATAATTGAAGACGGCAAAAGCAACTGGTTTGAAGGATTACAACTTCTTGGGACATATGGAATAATGGCCGTAGTTGCTTTCCTTCATCCATAA
- a CDS encoding type II/IV secretion system ATPase subunit, giving the protein MSIKAKLQDAVNALNYGSLSAPDKKEEETCSYRIKQTKSRKTIIINCRECDSGSSLNDIYCRKNILGILQKEVQADCLVLSRLYERDYEGEALSLLYTLAGFEGIITAYESAEKVPRACTLPEKKGCELERKEIIAFFAKTVEDDPLKARLEIKRFIQGKMLNKTSGRATRKVTEKTLKRSITEGAEKITGRFTGRTSEKITKNVSEKTPKKSFETLPVCNTCSERFYQMLYEIEEKLSSFPEVPVIKKSETRFLSKGPVKDPKNGIEKTIEKTIGKMAGNLIKDTSGEVALAEISRHFPFLASVTRKEKLETHKCDADELFDYESGIKPHVRPPFSSSRVYADAPENTEFLECYDIDGREGRKLEVSIYRYIDRPEKLYMIRPPEYNLREEDLRLLEKVRMRMIRHRPKDLAFTDPVVAREYFRRMAKTLLEEELLSSGEACSPDELESYADLLARYTNGLGIVEDLLSDARITDVYINAPADKNPVHVVLEGEECVSNVFLSQDDLDALVSRFRIISGRPFGEAIPVLELNLEAFGVRVSVIGDPLSANGLAYAFRKHSLSPWTLPKLINTGSVSPYAAGLLSFLMDGQASVLVAGEVGAGKTSLLSAMLLEIPQKYRILTIEDTNELPIEKLQSLGWKVQGMSSQSSVLKSGAEMSPETALRAALRLGNSALVLGEVRGEEVKVLYEAMQVGKAGNSVIGTIHGSSTENVYERIVHTLGVPPASFKATDAVIICSGIRLEGSMKKLKRVSRIAETTSAVIENPEPSDIFTDIMKYDASQDCLLAGKALEQGQSELIEKIARKWGISIDRALKSIELRARIKEKIAVEGLKKPFLLEAEAVSQANNIFWLLSDSLNKYKPYEAEYANGNNSSNNPVGDSANNPLGSSVNSPASNYADDSEAGCRDDMETLYKQWETWFENFAKKSSATEK; this is encoded by the coding sequence TTGAGTATAAAGGCAAAACTTCAGGATGCTGTCAATGCCCTTAATTATGGCAGTCTTTCCGCACCGGATAAAAAGGAAGAAGAAACCTGCTCTTACCGGATAAAGCAGACGAAAAGCAGGAAAACCATTATTATCAATTGCAGGGAATGTGATTCTGGTTCTTCCCTTAACGATATATACTGCAGAAAAAATATTCTCGGCATCCTTCAAAAAGAGGTTCAGGCCGACTGCCTGGTACTTTCAAGGCTATATGAGCGAGACTACGAAGGAGAAGCCCTTTCTTTACTTTATACTCTTGCAGGTTTTGAAGGAATCATAACAGCATATGAAAGCGCGGAAAAAGTGCCCAGGGCTTGTACTTTGCCTGAAAAGAAAGGCTGTGAACTGGAGAGAAAAGAGATAATTGCTTTTTTTGCTAAAACCGTAGAGGACGATCCTTTAAAAGCCAGGTTGGAAATAAAGCGATTTATTCAGGGAAAAATGCTGAATAAAACCTCAGGCAGGGCTACAAGGAAAGTTACAGAGAAAACATTAAAAAGAAGCATAACGGAAGGTGCAGAAAAAATCACAGGAAGATTTACGGGGAGAACCTCTGAAAAAATTACTAAAAACGTTTCAGAAAAAACTCCCAAAAAGAGTTTTGAAACTCTTCCAGTTTGTAATACTTGTTCCGAGCGTTTTTATCAGATGCTTTATGAAATTGAAGAAAAACTATCCAGTTTTCCTGAAGTTCCTGTTATTAAAAAATCTGAAACTCGATTTTTATCAAAAGGGCCGGTAAAAGATCCCAAAAACGGAATCGAGAAAACTATAGAAAAAACAATAGGAAAAATGGCAGGGAACCTTATAAAGGACACATCTGGAGAAGTAGCTCTGGCAGAAATCTCCAGACATTTTCCTTTTCTGGCAAGTGTAACCCGAAAGGAAAAACTGGAGACTCATAAATGTGACGCAGACGAGCTTTTCGACTACGAAAGCGGTATCAAGCCTCATGTTCGACCTCCTTTTTCCAGCTCAAGGGTCTATGCAGACGCGCCTGAAAATACCGAATTTCTTGAATGCTACGATATAGACGGTAGGGAGGGCAGGAAACTTGAGGTTTCGATTTATCGCTACATTGACAGGCCGGAGAAACTTTACATGATCCGGCCTCCAGAGTATAACCTCAGGGAGGAAGACCTCAGGCTGCTTGAAAAAGTCCGGATGCGAATGATAAGGCACAGGCCAAAAGACCTTGCCTTTACAGATCCGGTCGTGGCAAGGGAATATTTCAGGCGCATGGCAAAAACGCTTCTGGAAGAAGAACTGCTCTCAAGCGGGGAAGCCTGCAGCCCTGACGAACTGGAAAGTTATGCCGACCTCCTTGCAAGGTATACTAACGGGCTAGGGATAGTAGAAGACCTGCTTTCTGATGCCAGGATCACAGATGTGTATATCAATGCCCCTGCCGACAAAAATCCTGTCCATGTTGTGCTGGAAGGAGAAGAGTGTGTAAGTAATGTTTTTCTCTCGCAGGACGACCTCGATGCCCTGGTCTCTAGGTTCAGGATCATCAGCGGCAGGCCTTTTGGAGAAGCAATCCCTGTGCTGGAACTTAACCTTGAAGCTTTTGGAGTAAGGGTTTCGGTAATAGGAGACCCTCTCAGTGCAAACGGGCTTGCCTATGCTTTCCGAAAGCATTCCCTTTCACCCTGGACCCTGCCTAAGCTGATTAATACCGGCTCGGTTTCCCCATATGCAGCCGGACTTTTAAGCTTCCTTATGGATGGGCAGGCTTCAGTTCTGGTCGCAGGAGAAGTTGGAGCCGGAAAAACCTCTCTGCTGTCTGCCATGCTGCTTGAAATTCCGCAGAAGTACAGGATTCTTACAATCGAAGATACAAATGAGCTCCCTATCGAGAAGCTTCAGAGCCTGGGATGGAAGGTTCAGGGAATGAGTTCGCAGTCCTCGGTCCTGAAGTCAGGAGCGGAAATGAGCCCTGAAACTGCGCTTCGAGCGGCTCTTCGCCTTGGGAATTCCGCCCTGGTGCTTGGGGAAGTCCGAGGGGAAGAAGTAAAAGTTCTCTATGAAGCTATGCAAGTTGGAAAAGCCGGAAACTCGGTTATCGGAACCATTCACGGTTCATCCACGGAAAACGTATATGAGAGAATCGTACATACACTTGGGGTTCCTCCTGCATCGTTTAAAGCCACAGATGCCGTAATTATCTGTTCAGGCATAAGGCTCGAAGGCAGCATGAAAAAACTAAAACGAGTGAGCCGTATCGCAGAAACAACCAGTGCCGTAATCGAAAATCCAGAGCCTTCTGATATCTTTACGGACATAATGAAATATGATGCCTCTCAGGACTGCTTGCTTGCAGGCAAGGCTCTGGAGCAGGGACAATCCGAGCTTATAGAAAAGATTGCCAGAAAATGGGGGATTTCCATAGACAGGGCCTTAAAAAGTATCGAGCTTCGGGCAAGGATAAAAGAAAAAATCGCAGTTGAGGGACTAAAGAAGCCTTTCCTGCTGGAAGCCGAAGCCGTTAGCCAGGCAAACAACATTTTCTGGCTGCTCTCAGACTCTCTTAATAAATACAAACCGTATGAGGCTGAATATGCAAATGGAAATAATTCTTCAAATAATCCTGTAGGCGACTCTGCAAATAATCCTTTAGGTAGTTCTGTGAATAGTCCTGCAAGTAATTATGCAGATGATTCGGAAGCCGGTTGTAGGGATGACATGGAAACTCTTTACAAGCAGTGGGAGACCTGGTTTGAGAACTTTGCCAAAAAAAGTTCGGCTACAGAGAAATAA
- the fxsT gene encoding FxSxx-COOH system tetratricopeptide repeat protein, whose protein sequence is MIISELVLSYLSSLLYDSSKEIPRKILDTHWEIYSKAIEELSNTSLKLNKINIDIFLHQQKVEMAIEEYLKSPNKADCLSVLINEFFELFSEEDFSLNDANLILNTFFEIIDSEIEKNPELRDYLKLYLAKKAHKTIEEINQELKETHQEIQKLSFKIDGLLINNLDNKSAPLTSSELQDKKIKSNVPYPFNPFFIGRDEKLEQIHETLLSNKRAVLSRPVAICGLGGIGKTQTVVQYTYLYSHEYKFVFWVTADSEGSIISGYVNVAKLLDLPLKNDSDQKLIVSAVLNWFKNNENWLLVFDNADDPSVLRNLMPLNSKGHILFTSRAPLFEELGATSQIEMDKMLPDEARKFFIKRTGRKNLKPSELKALDELTSELDYLPLAMEQAGAYIRKIECSFEDYLSSYKISGLKLLERSRISTDKYPKSVATTWILNFENIKKDSKVSAEILFVSAFLNPSKIPVDIFIKGAKELGPLISSALENIESLPVILYESFEPIRQYSLITRDVNNYTYDIHRLVQAVLRDGMDETTQRIWVERTVKALNCAFPEIEYNNWDLCDKLLPHIQTCEKYIKKWNMETKEFAKLLNSTGNYLYERARFKECELYFNSSFDIRKKILDSTHPDIAESMTDLAALYVFQGRYSEAEPLIKRALEIREIVLGPEHPDTAASLNILAGTYNSQGRYSEAEPFFKRALEIREKALGSEHPDTAISLDNLAGIYRSQGRYPEAEKLLKRALEINEKIFGSEHPNTALSLDNLSVLYQSLGKYSEAESFSKHALDIYEICSGPEHPDTSISLCNLAMCYTSQGKYPEAELLLKRAQEIDEIVLGSEHPGTATTLNNLATLYQSQGKYSEAEPLFKRVLKIREKVLGSEHPDTALSLNNLAGTYKFQGRYSEAEPLLKRAQEIDENVLGSEHPSTATTLNNLATLYQSQGKYSEAESLLKRALEIQEKIFGSENISVVSSLNNLATTYATQGKNLKAKELFLRSIDIMEKIKREDHPDFLALLENYACLLIKMKKGREASKILKRITYINAKNKN, encoded by the coding sequence ATGATAATTTCAGAATTAGTTTTAAGTTATCTTTCAAGCCTATTATATGATTCTTCCAAGGAAATCCCTCGAAAAATTCTTGACACACATTGGGAAATATATAGTAAAGCAATCGAAGAACTTTCAAATACAAGCCTTAAACTTAATAAAATAAATATTGATATTTTTTTGCATCAGCAAAAGGTAGAAATGGCAATTGAAGAGTATCTAAAAAGTCCAAATAAAGCTGATTGTTTAAGTGTCTTAATTAATGAGTTTTTTGAGTTGTTCAGCGAGGAAGATTTTTCCTTAAACGATGCAAATTTAATCTTAAATACTTTTTTTGAAATTATAGATTCAGAAATTGAAAAAAATCCTGAACTTAGAGACTACCTTAAGCTTTACTTAGCGAAAAAAGCACATAAAACAATTGAAGAAATAAATCAAGAACTTAAAGAAACACATCAAGAGATCCAAAAATTATCCTTCAAAATTGATGGACTTCTAATCAATAATCTTGATAACAAGTCTGCTCCTCTCACATCTTCTGAGCTCCAAGATAAAAAGATAAAATCAAATGTTCCATATCCATTCAATCCATTTTTTATCGGTCGAGATGAAAAGCTAGAACAAATTCACGAGACACTTCTTTCAAACAAAAGAGCGGTTTTGTCGCGACCAGTAGCAATATGTGGATTAGGTGGTATTGGAAAAACACAAACTGTAGTACAATATACGTATCTTTATAGTCACGAATATAAATTTGTGTTCTGGGTAACAGCTGATTCAGAAGGCTCAATTATTTCAGGCTATGTGAATGTAGCGAAATTATTAGATTTACCTTTGAAAAATGACTCTGACCAGAAACTTATTGTTTCTGCTGTACTAAACTGGTTTAAAAATAATGAGAACTGGTTACTGGTTTTTGACAATGCAGATGACCCTTCAGTCTTAAGAAACTTAATGCCTTTAAATTCAAAAGGTCACATATTATTTACATCAAGAGCTCCTCTTTTTGAGGAGCTAGGAGCTACAAGCCAGATTGAAATGGATAAGATGCTTCCTGATGAGGCACGGAAATTTTTCATCAAACGTACAGGGCGTAAAAACTTAAAGCCTTCAGAACTTAAGGCACTTGATGAACTTACATCTGAGCTTGATTACTTGCCATTAGCAATGGAGCAAGCTGGAGCCTATATTAGAAAAATAGAATGTAGTTTTGAAGATTATCTCTCAAGCTATAAAATAAGTGGATTGAAGTTACTGGAAAGGTCTCGAATTTCAACAGATAAATATCCAAAATCAGTAGCTACTACTTGGATCTTGAACTTTGAAAATATAAAAAAAGATTCAAAAGTTTCAGCGGAAATATTATTTGTAAGTGCTTTTCTAAATCCATCTAAAATCCCAGTTGATATTTTTATCAAAGGCGCAAAAGAACTGGGGCCTTTGATTTCTTCAGCTCTTGAAAATATTGAAAGCCTTCCAGTTATTTTATATGAATCTTTTGAACCTATTAGGCAGTATTCATTGATTACTCGCGATGTAAATAATTATACATATGATATTCACCGCCTTGTACAAGCTGTTCTTAGAGACGGGATGGATGAAACTACACAGCGAATCTGGGTTGAGCGTACTGTTAAAGCTTTAAACTGTGCATTTCCTGAAATAGAGTATAATAATTGGGATCTTTGCGACAAGCTTCTTCCGCATATTCAGACATGTGAAAAATATATCAAAAAATGGAATATGGAGACCAAAGAATTTGCAAAGTTGCTAAATTCTACTGGCAACTATCTGTATGAACGTGCACGTTTCAAAGAATGTGAATTATATTTTAATAGCTCATTTGATATCAGAAAGAAAATTTTGGATTCAACTCATCCAGATATTGCTGAAAGTATGACTGATTTAGCCGCACTCTACGTGTTTCAAGGCAGGTATTCTGAGGCTGAACCACTTATTAAGCGCGCCCTAGAAATACGTGAGATAGTTTTAGGTCCAGAACATCCTGACACAGCAGCCTCTCTAAATATTCTAGCAGGAACTTACAATTCTCAAGGTCGGTATTCTGAGGCTGAACCATTTTTTAAACGTGCCTTGGAAATACGCGAGAAAGCTTTGGGCTCAGAACACCCTGACACAGCAATTTCTCTTGATAATTTAGCAGGAATTTATAGATCTCAAGGTAGATATCCCGAAGCTGAGAAATTGTTAAAGCGTGCCTTGGAAATTAATGAGAAAATTTTTGGTTCTGAACACCCTAACACAGCACTTTCTCTTGATAACCTATCAGTGCTCTATCAGAGTCTAGGCAAATATTCTGAGGCTGAATCATTTTCAAAGCATGCATTAGATATCTACGAGATATGTTCGGGTCCAGAGCATCCTGACACATCAATTTCACTTTGTAATTTAGCAATGTGTTATACAAGTCAAGGCAAATATCCCGAAGCTGAGCTACTTTTAAAGCGTGCTCAGGAAATTGATGAGATTGTTTTGGGCTCAGAACACCCTGGTACAGCAACCACTCTTAATAACTTAGCAACACTCTATCAAAGTCAAGGTAAATATTCTGAGGCTGAACCACTTTTTAAGCGTGTCTTGAAAATACGTGAGAAAGTTTTGGGCTCGGAACACCCTGACACAGCACTTTCTCTCAATAATTTAGCAGGAACCTACAAATTTCAAGGTAGATATTCTGAAGCTGAGCCACTTTTAAAGCGCGCTCAGGAAATTGATGAGAATGTTTTGGGCTCAGAACACCCTAGTACAGCAACCACTCTTAATAATTTAGCAACACTCTATCAAAGTCAAGGCAAATATTCTGAGGCTGAATCACTTTTAAAGCGTGCTCTGGAAATTCAAGAGAAAATTTTTGGTTCCGAAAATATATCAGTAGTAAGTTCTCTCAATAATTTAGCAACAACTTATGCGACCCAAGGAAAAAATCTCAAAGCTAAAGAATTATTTCTCCGATCAATAGATATAATGGAAAAAATCAAAAGAGAAGATCATCCAGATTTTTTAGCATTACTAGAAAACTATGCTTGTCTACTAATTAAAATGAAAAAAGGTCGTGAGGCATCAAAAATATTAAAGCGGATTACTTATATAAATGCGAAAAACAAAAACTGA
- a CDS encoding PGF-pre-PGF domain-containing protein — protein sequence MKIKSKLCSIALASTTLIFIFLVLISNLASATQVTKIGNGSDPAIYDNKVVWTNSGVIQVYDLNARTVTTVDSSAASYPDIYGNILVWHDESSRTPRLAVYDISTTAKTYITQNVDQYSRPVIYENRIVWSADYNESNYNYNVYMRDISTSKQTKIADGNNPDIYATKITFGYDDEDGRNIAVYDVNTKETITVSHASQIFSPHIYGNKVIWSNFYSRDGFIEMYDLITKKTIDVTSDNTGNTLYGSDTVDAGDDTGTHIDINGDKIVYSKSGDDQFGYAGVYVYDISSAKSTPVYIYPKETYTTPDVYENTIVWGIDSNYGRGAANDSGNNGIYLSDLSAIDPLPQVAEFTANVTYGTAPLVVLFTTSGIDGVSTSWLWDFGDGITSKNAMNATHTFTKPGTYDVTLKVTSATGNISIDKLGYIKVTNSTTPDLGIPVANFSSSVTEGYAPLEVQFNDLSQNVVSRVWDFDSNGKADSNDPNPIYVYATPGTYFVNLTIYNANGFSYLINTITVLEGNSSDDSNSNSDGSSKSGGGKSSGSGGGGGSPEPAKNIEVKELSQVFITNGKEVKFDFAKNATCVVSVNFDAKKTLGKTTTIVEMLKGQSSLVSELPSGDVYKSFNVWVGNGGIATSKNIENPTVCFKVEKSWIEDKKIDPASITLNSYNEKKWEQLEIETSGKDDKFLYFTAKTPEFSSFAITGTAKKAYEETATESQSETETGAVNKNYVNQNETGNEGKEAEQKEIPGTPGFEIDLGIACILGLFLYKRKH from the coding sequence ATGAAAATTAAAAGCAAGTTATGTTCAATAGCTTTAGCTTCAACAACCTTAATTTTTATATTTTTAGTTTTAATTTCAAATTTAGCATCAGCAACGCAGGTGACAAAAATTGGTAATGGGTCTGATCCTGCTATTTATGATAACAAAGTAGTATGGACAAATAGTGGTGTTATCCAGGTTTATGATTTGAACGCCAGAACAGTCACTACAGTTGATTCTTCTGCAGCATCTTATCCGGATATTTACGGTAACATATTAGTGTGGCATGATGAAAGCAGCAGGACACCAAGACTTGCAGTATACGATATATCAACAACCGCAAAAACTTACATCACACAGAATGTAGACCAATACAGCAGACCTGTTATTTACGAAAATAGGATTGTTTGGAGTGCAGATTACAATGAATCAAATTATAATTACAACGTATATATGCGGGACATATCAACTTCCAAGCAGACTAAAATCGCAGATGGGAACAATCCTGATATATACGCTACCAAAATAACATTTGGTTATGATGATGAAGACGGGCGAAACATTGCTGTTTATGATGTTAATACTAAGGAGACCATAACAGTAAGTCATGCTAGCCAGATATTTAGTCCCCATATATATGGTAATAAAGTGATATGGTCAAACTTCTATTCCAGGGACGGATTTATTGAAATGTATGACCTAATTACCAAAAAAACTATAGATGTCACCAGTGATAATACAGGTAATACTTTATATGGGTCTGATACAGTTGATGCTGGAGATGACACCGGTACTCATATTGACATAAACGGGGACAAAATCGTATATTCAAAATCTGGCGATGACCAGTTTGGTTATGCAGGTGTATACGTTTATGATATTTCATCAGCAAAAAGCACTCCAGTTTACATCTATCCAAAAGAGACTTACACAACGCCGGATGTGTACGAGAACACTATTGTATGGGGAATAGACAGTAACTACGGAAGGGGGGCAGCTAACGATAGTGGCAATAATGGTATATATCTAAGTGATCTTTCTGCCATAGACCCTTTGCCACAGGTAGCTGAATTTACTGCCAATGTGACTTATGGAACTGCACCTTTAGTTGTGTTATTTACTACCAGCGGCATCGATGGAGTTTCAACTTCATGGCTCTGGGACTTTGGGGACGGAATTACCTCTAAAAATGCAATGAATGCGACGCACACATTTACAAAACCCGGCACATATGACGTTACTCTAAAGGTAACCAGTGCCACTGGCAATATTTCTATAGATAAACTGGGTTACATCAAGGTCACGAATTCAACCACTCCAGACCTGGGGATTCCGGTTGCAAACTTCAGTAGCAGTGTTACCGAGGGGTATGCTCCCCTGGAAGTACAGTTTAATGATCTTTCCCAGAATGTAGTATCAAGGGTATGGGACTTCGATTCCAATGGAAAGGCTGACTCCAATGACCCGAATCCCATTTATGTATATGCTACTCCTGGTACATATTTTGTCAACCTGACAATCTATAATGCAAACGGTTTCTCTTACCTTATTAATACAATAACTGTACTGGAAGGCAATTCCAGCGACGACAGCAATTCAAACAGTGACGGAAGCAGCAAGAGTGGTGGCGGCAAAAGTAGCGGTAGCGGAGGAGGAGGTGGCTCTCCTGAACCTGCAAAAAACATTGAAGTAAAGGAACTTTCACAGGTGTTCATTACAAATGGAAAAGAGGTAAAGTTTGATTTTGCAAAGAACGCAACTTGCGTTGTTTCTGTGAACTTTGATGCAAAGAAGACTCTGGGCAAAACCACAACCATTGTAGAGATGTTGAAAGGACAATCTTCTCTTGTCTCCGAACTGCCTTCTGGAGATGTCTACAAATCCTTTAATGTTTGGGTTGGAAACGGCGGAATTGCAACCTCAAAGAACATAGAAAACCCGACCGTTTGTTTCAAGGTTGAAAAATCCTGGATAGAAGATAAAAAAATCGATCCAGCTTCAATCACCCTTAACAGTTACAACGAGAAAAAATGGGAACAGCTGGAGATAGAAACATCAGGAAAAGATGACAAATTCCTGTATTTCACGGCAAAAACCCCGGAATTCTCTTCCTTTGCAATAACAGGCACAGCAAAAAAAGCTTATGAGGAAACTGCAACAGAATCCCAGTCTGAGACAGAGACCGGAGCAGTTAATAAAAACTATGTAAATCAAAACGAAACTGGGAACGAAGGAAAGGAAGCTGAACAAAAAGAAATTCCGGGTACACCTGGATTTGAAATCGATTTAGGGATAGCCTGTATCCTTGGCTTATTCCTTTATAAGCGGAAGCACTAA